From the genome of Papaver somniferum cultivar HN1 chromosome 2, ASM357369v1, whole genome shotgun sequence, one region includes:
- the LOC113347040 gene encoding uncharacterized protein LOC113347040 isoform X2, which yields MGCSNITLSLPLLHISNHGGGGGAGEEPNILIKPTIPSYKWRLVISYDGTKFSGWQYQETVPTVQCNIEKALMRATKLERKDLCLVGASRTDAGVHAWGQVAQFLTPFNYESLDSIHAAVNGLLPSDIRVREISPALPEFHARFFPKSKIYHYKIYNDAVMDPLQRHFAYHYTYKLNAVAMREAANHFVGTHDFSAFANASNRDGVANPVKHIFRFDVIEMGPLLQLEVEGSGFLYRQVRNMVALLLHVGREAIPPEIVLKIMATRDRRELAKYALSTPPHGLSLMSVLYNEELLKPPPDSPPTSFGRYHTITHCKLPFY from the exons ATGGGTTGTTCTAATATAACTCTTTCGTTACCTCTTCTTCACATCTCT AACCATGGGGGTGGTGGCGGCGCTGGAGAGGAGCCAAACATCTTGATAAAACCAACAATTCCTTCTTATAAATGGCGCTTAGTTATCTCATATGATGGCACTAAATTCTCAG GATGGCAGTATCAGGAGACAGTGCCAACTGTTCAGTGTAACATAGAAAAAGCTTTAATGCGAGCAACAAAGCTAGAGCGCAAGGACCTTTGCTTGGTTGGTGCGAGTAGGACAGACGCTGGTGTTCATGCATGGGGTCAG GTGGCACAATTTCTTACTCCTTTCAACTATGAAAGCTTGGATAGCATTCATGCGGCAGTCAATGGTCTTCTTCCATCTGATATTCGTGTGAGAGAGATTAGTCCTGCTCTGCCTGAATTTCATGCTCGTTTTTTCCCAAAGAGCAAAATTTATCACTACAAGATATATAATGATGCTGTCATGGACCCACTCCAGCGGCACTTTGCATACCATTACACTTACAAACTTAATGCTGTTGCTATGAGGGAAGCTGCAAATCACTTTGTTGGAACACATGATTTCTCTGCATTTGCTAATGCATCAAATAGAGATGGTGTGGCAAATCCTGTAAAGCATATTTTCCGTTTTGATGTCATTGAAATG GGACCCCTTTTGCAGCTTGAGGTTGAAGGCTCGGGTTTCTTATACAGACAAGTGCGAAACATG GTAGCGTTATTGCTTCATGTAGGTAGGGAAGCAATTCCCCCTGAAATTGTTCTCAAGATTATGGCTACTCGAGACCGAAGGGAACTTGCAAAATACGCTTTGTCTACTCCACCTCATGGACTGAGTCTTATGTCTGTTTTGTATAATGAAGAGTTGCTAAAGCCTCCCCCAGATTCTCCACCAACTAGTTTTGGAAGATATCATACAATAACCCACTGTAAGCTTCCTTTCTATTGA
- the LOC113347040 gene encoding uncharacterized protein LOC113347040 isoform X1 — protein sequence MGCSNITLSLPLLHISQNHGGGGGAGEEPNILIKPTIPSYKWRLVISYDGTKFSGWQYQETVPTVQCNIEKALMRATKLERKDLCLVGASRTDAGVHAWGQVAQFLTPFNYESLDSIHAAVNGLLPSDIRVREISPALPEFHARFFPKSKIYHYKIYNDAVMDPLQRHFAYHYTYKLNAVAMREAANHFVGTHDFSAFANASNRDGVANPVKHIFRFDVIEMGPLLQLEVEGSGFLYRQVRNMVALLLHVGREAIPPEIVLKIMATRDRRELAKYALSTPPHGLSLMSVLYNEELLKPPPDSPPTSFGRYHTITHCKLPFY from the exons ATGGGTTGTTCTAATATAACTCTTTCGTTACCTCTTCTTCACATCTCT CAGAACCATGGGGGTGGTGGCGGCGCTGGAGAGGAGCCAAACATCTTGATAAAACCAACAATTCCTTCTTATAAATGGCGCTTAGTTATCTCATATGATGGCACTAAATTCTCAG GATGGCAGTATCAGGAGACAGTGCCAACTGTTCAGTGTAACATAGAAAAAGCTTTAATGCGAGCAACAAAGCTAGAGCGCAAGGACCTTTGCTTGGTTGGTGCGAGTAGGACAGACGCTGGTGTTCATGCATGGGGTCAG GTGGCACAATTTCTTACTCCTTTCAACTATGAAAGCTTGGATAGCATTCATGCGGCAGTCAATGGTCTTCTTCCATCTGATATTCGTGTGAGAGAGATTAGTCCTGCTCTGCCTGAATTTCATGCTCGTTTTTTCCCAAAGAGCAAAATTTATCACTACAAGATATATAATGATGCTGTCATGGACCCACTCCAGCGGCACTTTGCATACCATTACACTTACAAACTTAATGCTGTTGCTATGAGGGAAGCTGCAAATCACTTTGTTGGAACACATGATTTCTCTGCATTTGCTAATGCATCAAATAGAGATGGTGTGGCAAATCCTGTAAAGCATATTTTCCGTTTTGATGTCATTGAAATG GGACCCCTTTTGCAGCTTGAGGTTGAAGGCTCGGGTTTCTTATACAGACAAGTGCGAAACATG GTAGCGTTATTGCTTCATGTAGGTAGGGAAGCAATTCCCCCTGAAATTGTTCTCAAGATTATGGCTACTCGAGACCGAAGGGAACTTGCAAAATACGCTTTGTCTACTCCACCTCATGGACTGAGTCTTATGTCTGTTTTGTATAATGAAGAGTTGCTAAAGCCTCCCCCAGATTCTCCACCAACTAGTTTTGGAAGATATCATACAATAACCCACTGTAAGCTTCCTTTCTATTGA
- the LOC113347040 gene encoding uncharacterized protein LOC113347040 isoform X3, producing the protein MMALNSQYQETVPTVQCNIEKALMRATKLERKDLCLVGASRTDAGVHAWGQVAQFLTPFNYESLDSIHAAVNGLLPSDIRVREISPALPEFHARFFPKSKIYHYKIYNDAVMDPLQRHFAYHYTYKLNAVAMREAANHFVGTHDFSAFANASNRDGVANPVKHIFRFDVIEMGPLLQLEVEGSGFLYRQVRNMVALLLHVGREAIPPEIVLKIMATRDRRELAKYALSTPPHGLSLMSVLYNEELLKPPPDSPPTSFGRYHTITHCKLPFY; encoded by the exons ATGATGGCACTAAATTCTCAG TATCAGGAGACAGTGCCAACTGTTCAGTGTAACATAGAAAAAGCTTTAATGCGAGCAACAAAGCTAGAGCGCAAGGACCTTTGCTTGGTTGGTGCGAGTAGGACAGACGCTGGTGTTCATGCATGGGGTCAG GTGGCACAATTTCTTACTCCTTTCAACTATGAAAGCTTGGATAGCATTCATGCGGCAGTCAATGGTCTTCTTCCATCTGATATTCGTGTGAGAGAGATTAGTCCTGCTCTGCCTGAATTTCATGCTCGTTTTTTCCCAAAGAGCAAAATTTATCACTACAAGATATATAATGATGCTGTCATGGACCCACTCCAGCGGCACTTTGCATACCATTACACTTACAAACTTAATGCTGTTGCTATGAGGGAAGCTGCAAATCACTTTGTTGGAACACATGATTTCTCTGCATTTGCTAATGCATCAAATAGAGATGGTGTGGCAAATCCTGTAAAGCATATTTTCCGTTTTGATGTCATTGAAATG GGACCCCTTTTGCAGCTTGAGGTTGAAGGCTCGGGTTTCTTATACAGACAAGTGCGAAACATG GTAGCGTTATTGCTTCATGTAGGTAGGGAAGCAATTCCCCCTGAAATTGTTCTCAAGATTATGGCTACTCGAGACCGAAGGGAACTTGCAAAATACGCTTTGTCTACTCCACCTCATGGACTGAGTCTTATGTCTGTTTTGTATAATGAAGAGTTGCTAAAGCCTCCCCCAGATTCTCCACCAACTAGTTTTGGAAGATATCATACAATAACCCACTGTAAGCTTCCTTTCTATTGA
- the LOC113347041 gene encoding two-pore potassium channel 5-like, with translation MERQSLLASQPKTQVENHLLDEEIQFKPPQSIISQVIFEDLEAPFLLQSSSSSHHLDPSADDEYTPPERVKHGLTRSRTAPAMAIMRDFKGQTLAEKPKLVENSMVRQAFFLLVFYLIFGVTIYSFNQENFSGIETHPVVDALYFCIVTMCTIGYGDIAPLTPATKIFACVFVLVGFGFIDILLSGVLNYALDLQETLILANSRVDMGSKANGSRKKFSARNYIFDVEKGRMRIRMKVGLALVVVIMCIGMGAMVLHFVEKLDVIDSIYLSVMSVTTVGYGDRAFKTLQGRLFASFWLLSSTLAVARAFLYLAELRIDKRHRSMTKWVLHRQITVEDLLAADINNNGFISKSEYVILKLKEMGKINEKDILLICNQFDKIDPNNSGRITLPELLDSQRSI, from the exons ATGGAAAGGCAATCACTACTAGCCTCACAACCAAAAACCCAGGTAGAAAATCATCTCCTTGATGAAGAAATCCAGTTCAAACCACCTCAATCTATTATAAGCCAGGTTATTTTTGAAGATCTTGAAGCTCCATTTCTTTtacaatcatcttcatcatcacatcATCTGGACCCATCAGCAGATGATGAATATACACCACCTGAGAGGGTAAAGCATGGTCTTACAAGATCAAGAACTGCTCCAGCTATGGCTATTATGAGAGATTTCAAAGGTCAAACCTTGGCAGAGAAACCAAAACTAGTTGAAAATTCAATGGTTAGACAAgcattttttttattggttttttatttgatttttggtgtAACTATATATTCATTCAATCAAGAGAATTTCTCTGGTATTGAAACACACCCTGTTGTTGATGCACTTTATTTCTGTATTGTTACTATGTGTACTATTGGGTATGGTGATATTGCACCATTGACACCTGCAACAAAAATCTTTGcttgtgtttttgtgttagtGGGGTTTGGATTTATAGATATATTGCTAAGTGGGGTGCTGAATTATGCATTAGATTTGCAAGAAACTTTGATTTTGGCAAATAGCCGTGTGGATATGGGTAGCAAGGCTAATGGTTCCCGTAAAAAGTTTTCTGCGAGGAATTACATTTTTGATGTGGAAAAAGGAAGAATGAGGATAAGAATGAAGGTTGGATTAGCACTTGTGGTTGTTATAATGTGTATTGGAATGGGTGCAATGGTTTTACATTTTGTTGAGAAGTTAGATGTGATTGATTCGATTTATTTGTCAGTCATGTCTGTTACAACTGTTGGGTATGGTGATAGAGCTTTTAAGACATTACAAGGAAGATTGTTTGCATCGTTTTGGCTTTTGTCATCGACTTTGGCGGTTGCTAGAGCATTTCTATATCTAGCTGAGTTAAGGATTGATAAAAGGCATAGAAGTATGACAAAGTGGGTTTTGCATAGACAGATTACAGTTGAAGATTTGCTTGCAGCTGATATCAATAACAATGGTTTTATCAG TAAATCCGAATATGTGATACTCAAACTCAAAGAGATGGGAAAGATCAATGAGAAAGATATATTGCTGATCTGCAACCAGTTTGATAAGATTGACCCAAACAACTCTGGGAGGATCACACTTCCTGAGTTACTGGATAGTCAAAGATCCATATAA